Proteins from one bacterium genomic window:
- a CDS encoding DUF488 domain-containing protein — protein sequence MQKNFTIGHSNRTMEEFIKILKETGVEIVVDVRRFPKSKFEHFNRENLEISLKEVGIEYYYLGDKLGGFRKGGYENYTKTKDFEEGIGILTEIARKKLTAIMCAEKLFFRCHRRFIARKLEEMGFEVIHL from the coding sequence ATGCAAAAAAATTTTACAATTGGGCACAGTAATAGGACGATGGAGGAATTTATCAAGATTTTGAAAGAAACAGGAGTGGAGATTGTAGTTGACGTGAGGAGGTTCCCAAAAAGTAAATTTGAACATTTTAACCGCGAGAATCTGGAGATTAGTTTAAAAGAGGTAGGAATTGAGTATTACTATCTCGGTGATAAGCTTGGTGGCTTCAGAAAGGGCGGATACGAAAATTATACAAAGACTAAAGACTTTGAAGAAGGTATCGGCATCCTCACAGAAATTGCCCGAAAGAAACTGACCGCCATTATGTGCGCTGAAAAACTTTTTTTTCGCTGCCACAGAAGATTTATCGCAAGAAAACTTGAAGAAATGGGATTTGAAGTGATTCACCTGTAA
- a CDS encoding class I SAM-dependent methyltransferase, with protein sequence DQWYERNYYLFQSEVKALKKVVPDGIGLEVGVGTGRFAEELGIEFGVDPAINMLRFAKKRGIKVVAGVGEALPFSEEIFDYVLTAITICFVRDPKRVIGESRRVLKRGGKLITGFVDRNTFLGKLYEEKKKLGHRFYRYANFFTPEEILDLMRGAGYSRFEIYQTIFGPDSQNRIEEPEVGFGKGAFVVISGVKED encoded by the coding sequence TGACCAGTGGTATGAAAGGAATTATTATCTCTTTCAGTCAGAGGTGAAGGCCTTAAAGAAAGTTGTGCCTGATGGAATCGGTCTTGAGGTAGGTGTGGGAACGGGAAGGTTTGCAGAGGAACTGGGTATAGAATTTGGTGTTGACCCGGCTATAAACATGCTGAGGTTCGCGAAGAAAAGGGGCATTAAGGTTGTGGCAGGAGTTGGGGAGGCACTGCCTTTTTCAGAGGAAATCTTTGATTACGTGTTAACGGCCATCACCATCTGTTTTGTTAGAGACCCAAAGCGGGTAATAGGAGAATCAAGGAGGGTCCTCAAGAGAGGTGGTAAGTTGATAACGGGATTTGTTGATAGAAACACTTTTCTCGGGAAGCTTTATGAGGAAAAGAAAAAGCTGGGCCACAGGTTTTACAGGTATGCAAATTTTTTCACACCTGAGGAGATTCTGGATTTGATGAGGGGTGCAGGCTATTCCCGTTTTGAAATCTACCAAACCATCTTTGGCCCTGATAGTCAGAATAGGATAGAAGAGCCAGAGGTAGGCTTTGGGAAGGGGGCTTTTGTTGTGATTTCCGGTGTAAAGGAGGATTGA